The Carettochelys insculpta isolate YL-2023 chromosome 23, ASM3395843v1, whole genome shotgun sequence genome has a window encoding:
- the C1QA gene encoding complement C1q subcomponent subunit A, giving the protein MAGRFWLAASTLAVILGLVVPQENVCQAPNGVAGYPGVPGLNGRPGQKGDRGEPGLPGRRTGIQGPKGDEGEPGSPGIPGNQGFRGPDGPPGLPGPPGQKGAKGQGGRMKAQVWPAFSASRGNPISNGNVVVFNKLITSQSSQYDPQQGLFTCTVPGFYYFAFQVVSQRDLCLYLVHRGKQKLGFCDNNSRGNMQVNSGSAVLQLAKNDVVSVETKPSTSSGLYNGNEADSVFSGFLLVPDTL; this is encoded by the exons ATGGCTGGCAGATTctggctggcagccagcaccCTGGCCGTGATCCTGGGCCTGGTGGTCCCTCAGGAGAACGTGTGCCAGGCCCCAAATGGCGTCGCCGGCTACCCCGGAGTGCCAGGTCTCAACgggaggccagggcagaaagGCGACAGAGGCGAGCCAG GGCTGCCCGGAAGAAGGACAGGGATCCAGGGCCCCAAAGGCGATGAAGGAGAACCTGGCTCTCCTGGCATACCAGGGAATCAGGGCTTCCGCGGGCCGGACGGCCCTCCCGGGCTCCCAGGGCCgccaggccagaagggagcaAAAGGCCAGGGTGGCCGTATGAAGGCGCAGGTCTGGCCGGCCTTCTCGGCCTCGAGGGGGAATCCCATCTCCAATGGGAACGTGGTGGTGTTTAACAAGCTCATCACCTCCCAGAGCAGCCAGTACGACCCACAGCAAGGCCTCTTCACGTGCACTGTGCCCGGGTTCTACTACTTCGCCTTCCAGGTGGTCTCCCAAAGGGACCTGTGCCTGTACCTGGTGCACCGGGGGAAGCAGAAGTTGGGTTTCTGTGACAACAACAGCCGCGGCAACATGCAGGTGAACTCGGGGAGCGCCGTGCTGCAGCTGGCCAAGAACGACGTCGTCAGCGTGGAGACCAAGCCCAGCACCAGCAGCGGCCTGTACAACGGCAACGAGGCCGACAGCGTCTTCAGTGGCTTCCTGCTCGTCCCTGACACCCTGTGA